TCTAGAAATAACATCTTCTTTCAATAAATATAATTTTATTTGAAATTTTAATATTTTTTTTAAAAACACATTATCTTGTAGACCAATTAATACGCCATCCTGTATACCAATAAAAGCATCTACAGGATGTAACATATTCATAATTATCTTCCATTCAACCTTAAAAGGTGAATTTACTAATATATGTAACATAATATAATCTTAAATATTAAAAGTTTAAAATACAATCAAAATCATCTATTTTTTTTCTTATTTCAACTGATGATAAAATATTTACTTTGAGAATAAAATCTATATTTTTTTTAAATCCTCTTTGAATTAAAGAATTATAACATATATAAAAATATTTAATACCACATAATGATAAAATATTAAATGAAAAAGTATGATTTTTTAATAATATTATTTGTGCATCTTGATTTTTAAATATTTGGAAAATACCATCCCCAATAAAAAAAATACTTATATTTTCAGTAAAACATGAAGCAGACAAAACAAAATCCAACCCTTCTCTACCTAAACTATTTCCATATGGAGAATGAGAAAACACAACAGCTATATTATTTATTTTCATTAAAATTGTACAACTCTATCAGAACTAAAAATTGACTTCACTAATGTACCTAAACCTGTTAATTTAAAAGCACTATGTAAATTACCATGTAAAAAACCTAAATCTAAAGCCATATCATCATCTATTACACCTCTTCTATAAGCTGCACTCGAACAAATATTTAAATTAATAGAAAATTCTTTACTTAGATAATACCATGAATCTATTAAATTATGTTCATCTTTCGCAATATAAAACATCTTATTTCCATTTAAAACACCATCACAATAAAAAAAAATATTATTTATATTATTTTTACGAATTTTTAATAAAAAACTAGAAAACAAAAATGCACTAATTGCATTCTCTGTTCCATAAATTGAACCCATAACTATTATAGTATATATCAATGATATCACTTTATATAAAAAAATTTATTACATTTTAACATATAAAAAAAAATTAAAAAGATTTCTTCAAAAATCAATACCTTAATATTTGTCATTACAAGAATATAAATCACTTATTCTATAATTATAGTAAAATAACTAATTAATATCAAAAAAATGAAAAAAAATAACAAAATTAAATTAACTATAATAAGTTTTTTATCATATTATTTTACAGGATCTACTATAACCATTACAGGTATCATGATTAGAAGTATTGCAGAATATTTTCATACTTCTATTATCAATATAAGTAATATATTTACCTTTTTCAATTCCGGAATGTTATGTGCTATATTATTTAACTCTTGGATAACAAATTTCATTACATTTAAAAAACAAATTATTATAGGTTTTATATTAATTATATTATCTATTAC
This portion of the Buchnera aphidicola (Stegophylla sp.) genome encodes:
- the tusB gene encoding sulfurtransferase complex subunit TusB codes for the protein MLHILVNSPFKVEWKIIMNMLHPVDAFIGIQDGVLIGLQDNVFLKKILKFQIKLYLLKEDVISRGIIRHISKRFHLINYVQFVLLTEQYNKFFNW
- the tusC gene encoding sulfurtransferase complex subunit TusC → MKINNIAVVFSHSPYGNSLGREGLDFVLSASCFTENISIFFIGDGIFQIFKNQDAQIILLKNHTFSFNILSLCGIKYFYICYNSLIQRGFKKNIDFILKVNILSSVEIRKKIDDFDCILNF
- the tusD gene encoding sulfurtransferase complex subunit TusD gives rise to the protein MISLIYTIIVMGSIYGTENAISAFLFSSFLLKIRKNNINNIFFYCDGVLNGNKMFYIAKDEHNLIDSWYYLSKEFSINLNICSSAAYRRGVIDDDMALDLGFLHGNLHSAFKLTGLGTLVKSIFSSDRVVQF